The region TGTTGGTTTTTCTAACTCTTTTCCTTGAACCGATCACACCAGCAATCCCACCAGCAATAGCAATGAGAACATCCCAAATGGTTGGAGAGGTTCGTGCAATCAACTCGCTACTTGCATAAGACAAGGGAGAAATCCAGAAATACAGAGTCGAGACAAGCAAACTGACCAACACTTGAGTCAATAAAACCTCTAGAGATTGCTTGATTAAACGCGTATCAAAAATAGCTAAACCGAATCCCAGTCCAACAATCGGTGTCATGAGAGGTGAAATTAACATGGCTCCAATAATAACAGCTGTTGAATTCATATTTAGACCGATAGAGGCAATAAAAATTGCACACATCAAAATCGCTGTATCTCTCAATCGAACATGAAGGTCATCGTATAATTTCTCACGGTATTCCCGTGTTGAATAATTTCCGTTCATTGGTTACTCCTTTTATTTTATATAATCTTGTTTCTGCATGGATGATGGTAGAGAGACTTCTGTCCAATCTTACATATTTTTCTTCTCACCTGTTATTCTTTTGAAAATTATCTTTTAAGTATCCGTCAGTCCATCCTTTATATTATATCAAAAATTTTACAGTTTTTCTCTGACGAAATCTATCAATTGAATAGATAGATGAAGCAAGAAATTTTTGTTTCCTTATCCGAAGAAGGAAAAACGGTATCTCCTGAACCTTGATACTATGCGTTTTATTCTTTATAATTTAGCTATTTCAAAATTACAAGTTCTCCATTCTTAATTTCCCAAACTTGGTCAAACTTACTTAATAATTCGTTTTGGCGATGTAAAGTAACAATGACGGCACTTGGTAGTTCCAGAACTCTTTCCAATTCCATTTTAAACTGATTAGTATCCAAGGCAGAGAAAGGTTCGTCTAGGATAAGCAATGGATTTTTACGATTTTTCTCACGATTTAAATACATTCGTTGTTGCTGACCACCTGACAGGGATTGTGGTGGAATTTTTTCAAAATCTTCTTCTCTGAATTTTTCATTGAAACTATTGAATAGTGTTACATTATTTTCATAACTCGAAATAAATGTATGTTCTTGTTGCAGAATCATACCGAATCTTCCCCAAAGATGGTCCAAAACAAGCCCATCTAGCACAATTTGTCCTTCAAAATCTTCATCTGTTCCATTTAAAATGTTGAGAAGACTACTTTTTCCAGAACCATTCTTACCAATAAGCGCAATTTTATCCCCTTTTTGAATCGTAGCGGAAGTAATTATCAATTTTGATTCTCCCAGTTGTTTGGAAATGTTTTTCAAAGTAATCGTATCAAAAGAATGTTGAGGTGCTTGAACTGAAACGGGTCTCCCAACAATGTTTTGAAAACTCTTGATTACAGGCTTTACGGACTCTAACATTTGTAAATCATAAAGGATTTCCTGTATTGGTTCAGAAAAAGCATTAATATATCCGAAACTCGCCACCACCTCAGGAATACCGAGTTGCTGGTGAGATAGAGAGTAGGCTAAATAAATAAACAGAACAAGACTAATGAATTCAAAAGAAACACCTGTCAATAAGATGCCTGTAATTTTTGTCAAACCATACTTAAAATACTTATCCTGCAAATTCTTTAGAGAACTCTTTTGTTGATTCAAAAAATGCGACATAGTTAGTTTATTTACCAAATGATGTCCCATGAGCAAATCCTCCAAAGTTCGATAGTAATCTCCTTGTTTTTTCAAGTAAACCTGTCTACGATTAGCGGTCAACTTCCCAACGATTTTAGGAATTTGAATACTAATTCCAGTAGAAAAGATTAAAATCAGTGATACAATAGGATTAATTGTTCTGCTAATAATGAAAGCGTAAATGATGATACGTAAAATTTGTTTGATAAAACTCATCAATGGAGGAAGGTAATCCTTTTCCAACGAATCTAGGTCATTAGATTGATAGGAAATATACTCTGCTACTGTTTTCTGCTTGAAATCGTGGTGACTGAGTCCCAGAAGTGAACGAAACCACTCATTTTTCAAAGTAGTCGAAAAGATAATCCCCTGCTTCCAATCAAGTATCATTTGGATATAGTTACAACTCAAATAGCCTGCCACTGACATAGAGTAACCATATAGAGCTACTTGATAATCCCCTTTGATTAATGCCTGCGTGAAATACGGTAACAAAGCTGTGCAGATATTCGATACTACACCAAAAAGAAAATTAAAGAAGAGATACCATCTAATAGTTTTAAGATATGGTAGCATATACGATACTCCTTGCTAATGCGTTTTTTTACATATCGCAGAACAATCTCTACTATTCCCTATTTCAGATAGTGCGATACTCGGACATTGAGTGCAATAATTGTAAATCACACAAGTACTGCAGTTTTTACTATCAAAATAAAAAGAAAGCTGCAGTTCTTTCAATCCTGTATCAGCGATTCATTCTGAAATCGAACAGGAGATATTTCCCAAGTCTACAATTCACTTCATCTCAAATTAATTTTTGTAATTCACCCTTAGTTTATAGATTTTATACTCAACAAAAGTATAAAGCATACAAAACTTCACTTTGAACCAGTATTTATACTATATTCCGTATTAAAAATTCTATTATTGATTTTGTAAAAAACAGTCTTCAAATATCCTGAAATATAGCAAAAAGAGATTGGGTAAAAACTCATTGTCTCTTCTCACTCAAGGACTAAGTTCACTTGAGCAAACTGAATCCGCACTGTCGTTCCTGTACCGACCTCAGACTCGATACGAATCTGGTGCCCCAGTTCTTCAGAAATTTTCTTAGATAGGTAAAGTCCAAGTCCAGATGACTGCTGGGTTAGGCGACCATTGTAGCCTGAAAAGCCACGTTCAAAGACTCGGAGGACATCACTGTTTTTTATCCCGATTCCTGTATCCTTGATACAAAGCTCTTGCCCGTCCATATAAATCTCCAGGCCACCTTCCTTAGTGTACTTGAGACTGTTTGAGATGATTTGCTCAATAACCACTAGCAGCCACTTTTTATCCGTCACGATTTCTTTATCAAGGTCATGTAGATTGACATTTAAGCCTTTTTGAATAAAGAAAAGAGCATATTTACGAATTATTTCCTTGACCAAGTCCTCAATTTGCACCTGCTTTAAGACCAAATCATCATGAAAACTTTCTAAACGCAGGTATTGTAAAACTAGATTGGTATAGGAGTCAATCTTGAAAATTTCCTGTTCTAATTGCTGCTTCAGTTGGCGGTCGGCTACTTCTGCAACTAAGAGTTGACTGGCTGCAATGGGGGTCTTAATCTGATGGACCCACAAGGTATAGTAATCCAGCAAATCCGTCAGTTTTCTTTCTGAATCTGACCTCTGCTGATAGAGTTCCATCTCACGCGCTTCTAATTTCTCAGCCAAAACTCTTTCCAAAGGAGACTTGGCTTCCCTATCACCATAGAGAAGTTCCTGACGATAGACCTGCATCTCCGCCAATATATCCCAAGTGAAAAATAAGATGGTTACAAAGCAACATAGCAGGAAAAAGTAGAGAAAGTAAATTCCCAAACTGGCAAATAAAAACTGAAAGAGTAAGAGCAGAGACGTCAAAGAAATCAGATAGACAAACAGACGACTACGGGAACGCAGATAGGCTAGAAAAAATTGTTTCCAATCAAGCATGCTTCAGTCCGTACCCTATCCCTTTCTTGGTCTCGATAAATCCTACCAAGCCCTGCTCTTCCAACTTTTTACGCAAACGAGCCACATTAACTGAGAGGGTATTATCATCAATGAAAAAGTCACTGTTCCAAAGTTCTCGCATCAGGTCATCACGCGCTACGATGTTGCCCGCATGCTCAAACAGCACTCGTAAAATCTGGAATTCATTCTTGGTCAAATTTAAGACTTGCCCTTGATAATGTACATCCATGGATTTGGTATTGAGGATAACACCAGCGTATTCCAGTAAACTCTCGTCACGCCCAAACTCATAGGAACGGCGCAACAAGCCCTGAACCTTGGCTAAAAGAACCTGCTGGTCAAAAGGTTTGGTCACAAAGTCATCCGCCCCCATATTGATTGCCATGACAATATCCATAGCCTGGTCTCTCGAAGACAGAAACATGATGGGAACCTTAGAAATCTTGCGGATTTCCTGACACCAATGATAGCCATTAAACAAGGGCAAACCAATATCCATGAGGACCAGATGAGGCTCCGACTGAACAAATAGACTCAAAACTTCCATAAAATCTTCTACCAGGAC is a window of Streptococcus mitis DNA encoding:
- a CDS encoding ATP-binding cassette domain-containing protein encodes the protein MLPYLKTIRWYLFFNFLFGVVSNICTALLPYFTQALIKGDYQVALYGYSMSVAGYLSCNYIQMILDWKQGIIFSTTLKNEWFRSLLGLSHHDFKQKTVAEYISYQSNDLDSLEKDYLPPLMSFIKQILRIIIYAFIISRTINPIVSLILIFSTGISIQIPKIVGKLTANRRQVYLKKQGDYYRTLEDLLMGHHLVNKLTMSHFLNQQKSSLKNLQDKYFKYGLTKITGILLTGVSFEFISLVLFIYLAYSLSHQQLGIPEVVASFGYINAFSEPIQEILYDLQMLESVKPVIKSFQNIVGRPVSVQAPQHSFDTITLKNISKQLGESKLIITSATIQKGDKIALIGKNGSGKSSLLNILNGTDEDFEGQIVLDGLVLDHLWGRFGMILQQEHTFISSYENNVTLFNSFNEKFREEDFEKIPPQSLSGGQQQRMYLNREKNRKNPLLILDEPFSALDTNQFKMELERVLELPSAVIVTLHRQNELLSKFDQVWEIKNGELVILK
- a CDS encoding sensor histidine kinase, translated to MLDWKQFFLAYLRSRSRLFVYLISLTSLLLLFQFLFASLGIYFLYFFLLCCFVTILFFTWDILAEMQVYRQELLYGDREAKSPLERVLAEKLEAREMELYQQRSDSERKLTDLLDYYTLWVHQIKTPIAASQLLVAEVADRQLKQQLEQEIFKIDSYTNLVLQYLRLESFHDDLVLKQVQIEDLVKEIIRKYALFFIQKGLNVNLHDLDKEIVTDKKWLLVVIEQIISNSLKYTKEGGLEIYMDGQELCIKDTGIGIKNSDVLRVFERGFSGYNGRLTQQSSGLGLYLSKKISEELGHQIRIESEVGTGTTVRIQFAQVNLVLE
- a CDS encoding response regulator transcription factor, with the translated sequence MHKILLVEDDQVIRQQVGKMLSEWGFEVVLVEDFMEVLSLFVQSEPHLVLMDIGLPLFNGYHWCQEIRKISKVPIMFLSSRDQAMDIVMAINMGADDFVTKPFDQQVLLAKVQGLLRRSYEFGRDESLLEYAGVILNTKSMDVHYQGQVLNLTKNEFQILRVLFEHAGNIVARDDLMRELWNSDFFIDDNTLSVNVARLRKKLEEQGLVGFIETKKGIGYGLKHA